In Sebastes fasciatus isolate fSebFas1 chromosome 24, fSebFas1.pri, whole genome shotgun sequence, the following are encoded in one genomic region:
- the pou3f3b gene encoding POU domain, class 3, transcription factor 3-B produces the protein MATAASNPYLPSNSILSTGSIVHSDSGGGGMQPGSAAVTSGSGVYRGDPSVKMVQSDFMQGNGGHMLSHAHQWVTSLPHAAAAAAAAAVAAAEAGSPWSSSPQQQDGKNSDLHTGTALHHRPSHLAPHQTHAGAWGSTTVAHINSISGAQQQQQQQQALIYSQPGGFTVNGMLSPGSQSLVHPGLVRGDTPDLDAHHHHHHHQHAHHQQHHVNSHDQHSDDDTPTSDDLEQFAKQFKQRRIKLGFTQADVGLALGTLYGNVFSQTTICRFEALQLSFKNMCKLKPLLNKWLEEADSTTGSPTSIDKIAAQGRKRKKRTSIEVSVKGALESHFLKCPKPSAQEITGLADNLQLEKEVVRVWFCNRRQKEKRMTPPGVAQTPEDVYSQVGNGHFLVDYLKDASEASDQRVTTTSSFHQVILAH, from the exons ATGGCCACCGCGGCTTCCAATCCTTATCTGCCCAGCAATAGCATCCTCTCCACCGGCTCCATCGTGCACTCTGACTCCGGAGGTGGTGGCATGCAGCCGGGCAGCGCTGCGGTGACTTCTGGGTCTGGGGTCTACAGAGGGGACCCCTCAGTCAAGATGGTGCAGAGTGACTTTATGCAAGGCAACGGTGGACACATGCTGAGCCACGCGCACCAGTGGGTGACATCCCTGCCGCACGCTGCAGCCGCAGCAGCTGCAGCCGCGGTGGCTGCTGCAGAAGCCGGATCACCGTGGTCGTCGAGTCCGCAGCAGCAGGATGGGAAAAACTCCGATCTGCACACGGGGACTGCTTTGCACCACAGGCCGTCTCACTTAGCACCCCATCAGACTCATGCTGGAGCTTGGGGGAGCACCACTGTGGCGCATATTAACTCCATTTCGGGtgcacaacagcagcagcagcagcagcaggcgctCATCTACTCCCAACCTGGAGGGTTCACTGTGAATGGCATGCTGAGTCCAGGCAGCCAGAGCTTGGTGCATCCTGGTTTGGTGAGGGGGGACACTCCAGATCTGGAtgcacaccaccaccaccatcaccaccagcaTGCACATCACCAGCAGCACCACGTCAACAGCCATGATCAACACTCAGACGACGACACGCCGACTTCGGATGACCTGGAGCAGTTTGCAAAGCAGTTCAAGCAGAGGAGAATCAAACTGGGTTTTACGCAGGCGGACGTCGGATTGGCGCTTGGCACCCTCTATGGAAACGTCTTTTCTCAGACCACAATCTGCAGATTCGAGGCTCTGCAGCTCAGCTTCAAGAACATGTGCAAGCTGAAGCCTTTGTTGAACAAGTGGCTGGAGGAGGCCGACTCCACTACAGGCAGCCCGACAAGCATCGACAAGATAGCTGCAcaagggaggaagagaaagaagcgCACGTCCATCGAAGTGAGCGTAAAAGGCGCACTGGAGAGCCACTTCTTGAAATGCCCAAAACCCTCGGCGCAGGAGATCACCGGCCTGGCGGACAACTTGCAGCTGGAGAAGGAGGTGGTTAGAGTGTGGTTTTGCAATAGGAgacagaaggagaagaggatgaCGCCTCCAGGAGTGGCTCAGACGCCCGAGGATGTGTACTCTCAGGTCGGCAAT gGGCATTTTTTAGTAGATTACTTAAAAGATGCGAGTGAAGCGAGCGACCAGAGGGTGACAACTACAAGTTCATTCCACCAGGTAATTTTGGCGCATTAA